The segment ATCCGTCCCGCGGCGCTCAGCTACGCCAATTCCAGCCCCATAAATCCGTTCCTCAACGGCTTCCActcggccgccgccgccgccgccgcgggcAGGGGCGTCTACTCCAACCCGGACTTGGTGTTCGCCGAGGCGGTCTCGCACCCGCCCAACCCCGCCGTGCCGGTGCACCCGGTGCCGCCGCCGCACGCCCTGGCCGCCCACCCCCTGCCCTCCTCGCATTCGCCACACCCCCTCTTCGCCTCGCAGCAGCGGGACCCGTCCACCTTCTACCCCTGGCTCATCCACCGCTACCGATATCTGGGTCATCGCTTCCAAGGTACGTGCCACGTCGCGGAACTGAAGCGCGCCGGTCCGATCGCCTTCTTCACTGTGCCTGGCCTGCTCCGGGTGGGCGCTCCTCAAGGCCTGGGCGGAGGTCAGCCCGGGTGCTCGACTCCGAAACCGGGTAGCAAGGGGCCCGAGTCGCATTGGTTACCAATCTCTGAAGCCTAGACTCCTTTGGGTTACTGACTTGCTCACTCCTTGACCTTTTCGGAAAGGGGTGCAAACGAGGTGTCC is part of the Rattus norvegicus strain BN/NHsdMcwi chromosome 1, GRCr8, whole genome shotgun sequence genome and harbors:
- the Emx2 gene encoding homeobox protein EMX2 isoform X1, producing MFQPAPKRCFTIESLVAKDSPLPASRSEDPIRPAALSYANSSPINPFLNGFHSAAAAAAAGRGVYSNPDLVFAEAVSHPPNPAVPVHPVPPPHALAAHPLPSSHSPHPLFASQQRDPSTFYPWLIHRYRYLGHRFQGKSMVSEPENEIQKAKARGRRLRFPTKEKRDTPH